In the Leptospira limi genome, one interval contains:
- a CDS encoding biopolymer transporter TolR translates to MKPIQKVFPLSLLLLILITINCALFQSKVKYANVNFDYSAISKNYFSPTQSKPFPLTVQRGNNLYSSTTKDGRYLFYATDQKGNFDVWFRDLQSSIVVPITDNPFSESKPAISPDGKYLVFVSEEFDSEGDLILLQIEPEEWIQEYLKGHRFISDEFINLTNIPNQKGEYQKGIIDTDPVWSPDGKTIYFISDRFTPGLPNLCSIQLDKPTQIKQITSMGVTSPYVSSDGQFVFVVSYNESKYGEIYLIQLADGNTKRITNDQYLDFSPTIDNRSKNLYFSSIRKDTNGNGRLDERDHSLLVKKNLTTGEERVLSSGETSNFDVRYSNFNGGSILFSASYFNAINIYFIPENGSIPKQPNIKEQYQYSKVLAPGQSIESYFLALDSVELFYSEDPLYPIYEAQVSLLKYATLKRIGKNEESLQLIREYKRKVELDKNIFAIILIKWNEAKQTRSSFNLLNEIRQSSGLKFPTDGEAMLYHLYADSLENEKQITNAKDILFKIYQSYPSYHQIDEIKRRLGGYDFDPNTFQLSKLYEEMIDTWEKEKSLYLSDLNHSFSNDRKRDLRYLLEDVISKISENKNSEVILSYVNSILDSKESVKQNVFRDTLLYIKAKALSDLRRYNESNLTLDSIIPIPLQIDLEPPGKPSVFETRSFMADYKNPILLRANLLKYYNQKAAGNTSDALRNLKIYLEFYDPLLGVDLGAEDIKSAFFYFENKAVEFERIGDLLQSSFHYFFNNQNMFLVKTRNLYLDSLYKEYAIYYQRKMVDTIFSYGKKIREEEERALLNQINILSKDKLNVIGNLANITSIVTDRELVRNIVNIKDFEKIEVLSGKALNWTELYYKQAVPRARPYLDLATLYGYSYYLINKYVTYESYYYSTGTMTDVRKAEILENFKRAELELRWIIYADPTHYDAYQLLGWLYQYVDLMKLQKDPNSGNVDFEVYESLYKKYFPDKNLEANIELYNQILVFLGDEYPNKKVISDLNLNLGNNYFLLNNYPKANESYRKVEENSSALSSKNQFEGYKQEAIYRFNYGKSLIYQGQYKKASEQFTKSIDIYFKNEYYQYVNQYAQDPNSITQAQLNAIRSKLALLFALRGLSELEFGLFEDSIVSFQTAIAYNKDVKFISPINLANYLAIAFQKSGRFRDSYQMLQLAESEYKSTNVSLYTRWKKWSPWNLFLGDNVRVIGDGRFPGEFPNDFKYLLTLGVRIENHIEQEEYVSALNEIQIRNELITSKGLDGTIIGKNILAKSRQVEAQIYQRSNLPSEANDRYRELVDNLLETASNKDLDRVFHNYSHSAFVVQETDHLSETYKKITLKSYFEDLNSWKNRELKKCKLMIESCEINFRITNPNFDLYYGLGLYYLALQNEKEGKEYLTQLAEAIPLLENPGLVDPKLIGLVSDPISRQTRVRVLLNLYSIYMMLGDQIMAEKKWKETAELAFEFRLDEEKFWSNVMRTKWQTKISQNPFISDPYLKDAVQSYQSNLSVRMFTPKVRLENFIQTFSEIHLKNSEISPMVNLWENYRSLEIFRDLISAQFEFEDSKLNLNYQDLLRWYKGYKKVSNQIIEKTIKREDIKPLIKQENEESTKLATIIGKLKSVSPERTAFFEPRRLNSESYFPDWNGYYQFGNTIHTFYWKDGKIVHTKCDEKQELGLCLPNLKLESPKIQLLGKQNKGENLQKLIELNKQKERYPSVIFDRNHVQLFSERNERRFKWVTVYGEKQERKKDSHIRVVPNGNLGILLSDTDYLVTKERLDKQTSLFGDELSQVLPLRELFQGSGSEISIVGFNLSNFKTESQWNQIGLIYEILRTKRIQNIVSFQEDKNTDFTPSKLEQYVKKDNQVFIGNWKPMSVASESLIETAKSFIELGYQNEKSKELNEAYENYYTASTLLDDGSPLLPSLELRLARIRAEIFPNIPKRSIFRPLWRKYKDLPFQNQVRYEFLVSCFSSKEKEDCAYKSSDFIGEERDTYLGALEFYSQLRTGKLKDFNSKDELRKKVEKEEDPFLQAYRLGSLYIQNYMFVEADEQTKKLAKLVKTSKEKNVLKNRLLEIYFHKAFVFGDKEIYLTDLTSTSAYNYGFKKDWNMFDEKILSRDFTKFGYSDSIYDSYRLRLYTTWKEQLQTGYSEVLSLTPEYLTNGQSVLTKLSHLNRTLFFHMILRSIPFQKNQEVNSLFELLLQMEQNEGRTYRSLFFQLELAKALYLRGDWELAEQLVSKIQNTHSELGEGNVFWVTKWTDFLWKRDYLRNQSKKEVRSGNLFSKVYESALSKKPEEYISLLNDFNRRNRNEFISPELKSEYEFLFYYLLQKCLEKNSSESFFDLAIAREVFRYTSERFSNQYLYLKHLPNFELYAERLKKKMVANQEFHGIFDLGRKTYLLSFAQGKSLGRELFPDNKLLYRELVRYFRSSESGNQEVILRESLADKYRTNLRFNQKNRHYLFASGIHSVVPFAIPDTEYYSVSSVSDFLTNPTLKFKDISPKNPKVTTLGFRNSLENEISAGLVQWETNGAKEIESPYKVDFSELGWCSFNYLCLDSRPLMDTKSKSSQTAIVYANQKIGPSLQFTNDFSGIAYYLGQQNKGLFVLHSGNQNGVHNLYFIRQYLANEELEKPLYIRLIDGKNAAKSYSMDDRYWIGYRLYTSAMIED, encoded by the coding sequence ATGAAACCAATTCAAAAGGTTTTCCCGTTATCCTTACTTTTACTAATTTTAATCACAATTAATTGTGCTCTATTCCAAAGTAAAGTTAAGTATGCGAATGTTAATTTTGACTATTCTGCAATTTCAAAAAATTATTTTTCACCAACACAATCAAAACCATTCCCACTAACAGTTCAAAGGGGGAATAATCTATATAGCTCAACGACTAAAGATGGAAGGTATCTTTTTTACGCAACAGACCAAAAGGGAAATTTTGACGTTTGGTTTCGTGATTTACAAAGTTCGATAGTTGTGCCAATCACAGATAATCCTTTTTCTGAATCAAAACCTGCTATTTCTCCCGATGGAAAATACTTAGTATTTGTTTCTGAGGAATTTGATTCCGAAGGTGATTTGATATTATTACAAATTGAGCCAGAAGAGTGGATCCAAGAATATTTGAAAGGTCATCGATTTATCAGTGATGAGTTTATTAATTTAACAAATATACCGAATCAAAAAGGAGAATACCAAAAAGGTATTATCGATACCGATCCTGTTTGGTCCCCTGATGGTAAAACAATTTATTTCATTTCAGATCGATTCACTCCAGGTTTGCCAAATTTATGTTCCATTCAACTTGATAAACCAACTCAAATCAAACAAATCACTTCGATGGGAGTTACTTCACCCTATGTTTCTTCTGACGGGCAATTTGTTTTTGTTGTTTCTTATAATGAGAGCAAATACGGTGAGATTTACCTAATTCAATTAGCTGATGGTAACACCAAACGAATCACAAACGATCAATACCTCGACTTTTCGCCTACAATTGATAACCGATCAAAAAACTTGTACTTCTCTTCTATCCGAAAAGATACAAATGGAAATGGGCGCTTAGATGAACGAGACCACAGTTTACTTGTTAAGAAAAATTTAACAACTGGCGAAGAACGAGTTTTATCATCAGGAGAAACATCAAATTTTGATGTTCGGTATTCGAATTTTAATGGTGGGTCTATCTTATTTTCTGCATCTTATTTTAATGCCATCAATATCTATTTTATACCTGAGAACGGATCCATTCCGAAACAACCCAATATAAAAGAACAATACCAATATTCTAAAGTTTTGGCTCCTGGTCAAAGTATTGAATCTTACTTCTTGGCGTTAGATTCAGTAGAATTATTTTATTCAGAAGATCCATTGTATCCAATCTATGAAGCGCAGGTTTCTTTACTAAAATATGCAACCTTAAAACGCATAGGTAAAAACGAAGAATCACTCCAGTTGATTCGCGAATACAAAAGAAAAGTAGAATTAGATAAGAATATATTTGCTATCATCCTTATTAAATGGAATGAAGCAAAACAAACTCGGTCGAGTTTTAACCTATTAAATGAAATACGACAATCCTCTGGATTAAAATTTCCGACAGATGGTGAAGCAATGCTTTATCATCTGTATGCTGATTCTTTAGAAAATGAAAAACAAATAACGAACGCAAAAGATATATTATTCAAAATCTACCAATCTTATCCAAGTTACCATCAAATTGATGAAATCAAAAGAAGGTTAGGTGGTTACGATTTTGATCCAAATACGTTTCAACTATCCAAACTCTATGAGGAAATGATAGATACCTGGGAAAAAGAAAAGTCTCTTTATCTGAGCGATCTGAATCATAGCTTTTCAAATGATCGGAAAAGGGACCTTCGTTACCTTTTAGAGGATGTTATCTCCAAAATTTCAGAGAACAAGAACAGTGAAGTTATACTTTCTTATGTAAATTCCATTTTGGATTCGAAGGAGAGTGTGAAACAAAATGTCTTCAGAGATACACTTTTGTACATCAAGGCAAAAGCACTCTCTGATTTAAGGCGATACAATGAATCGAATCTTACACTCGACTCCATTATACCAATTCCACTTCAAATTGATTTAGAACCACCAGGAAAACCATCTGTTTTTGAGACTAGAAGTTTTATGGCAGACTACAAAAACCCAATTTTGTTACGTGCTAACTTGCTAAAATATTATAATCAAAAAGCTGCTGGTAATACTTCTGATGCTTTGAGAAACCTAAAAATTTATTTAGAGTTTTATGATCCACTACTTGGTGTTGATTTGGGCGCTGAAGACATCAAAAGTGCCTTTTTTTATTTTGAAAACAAGGCAGTTGAATTTGAAAGGATTGGAGATTTACTACAATCCTCGTTTCATTATTTCTTTAATAACCAAAACATGTTCCTCGTCAAAACTAGGAATTTATATTTAGATTCCTTATACAAAGAATATGCAATTTATTACCAACGGAAAATGGTAGATACCATTTTTAGTTACGGAAAAAAGATTCGAGAAGAAGAAGAACGAGCGTTACTCAATCAAATCAATATTTTGAGTAAAGATAAACTCAATGTTATTGGGAATTTGGCCAATATCACTTCGATTGTAACCGATAGGGAACTTGTACGAAACATTGTAAATATAAAAGATTTTGAAAAAATTGAAGTCCTATCTGGAAAAGCTCTCAATTGGACAGAGTTATACTATAAACAAGCAGTTCCAAGGGCTCGGCCATATTTAGATTTAGCTACACTTTATGGTTATTCCTATTACCTAATCAACAAGTATGTAACCTATGAATCGTATTATTATTCTACTGGTACGATGACTGATGTGCGGAAGGCCGAAATATTAGAAAATTTCAAACGTGCAGAATTAGAATTACGATGGATCATTTATGCAGATCCCACTCATTATGATGCATATCAATTACTTGGTTGGTTATACCAATATGTAGATTTGATGAAACTGCAAAAGGATCCAAATTCAGGGAATGTTGATTTTGAGGTTTACGAAAGTTTATATAAGAAATATTTCCCAGACAAAAATTTAGAAGCAAACATTGAGTTGTATAATCAAATTTTGGTGTTTCTTGGAGATGAGTATCCAAATAAGAAAGTAATCTCTGATTTAAATCTTAATTTAGGGAATAATTATTTTTTATTAAACAATTATCCAAAAGCAAATGAAAGTTATCGCAAAGTAGAAGAAAACTCTTCAGCTTTATCTTCCAAAAACCAATTCGAAGGTTATAAACAAGAAGCAATCTATCGTTTTAATTATGGTAAATCCCTGATCTACCAGGGACAATATAAAAAGGCATCTGAACAATTTACAAAATCAATCGATATATATTTCAAAAATGAATATTATCAATATGTAAACCAGTATGCCCAAGATCCAAATTCAATTACGCAAGCACAATTGAATGCAATACGATCCAAATTGGCATTATTGTTTGCGTTACGTGGTTTATCTGAATTGGAGTTTGGTCTTTTTGAAGATTCGATTGTCTCTTTTCAAACCGCCATTGCCTATAACAAGGATGTAAAATTCATAAGTCCTATAAACTTAGCCAATTATCTCGCGATTGCCTTTCAAAAAAGCGGAAGATTTCGGGACTCTTATCAGATGTTACAATTGGCAGAATCAGAATATAAATCAACGAATGTATCTCTTTATACTCGATGGAAAAAATGGAGTCCGTGGAATCTATTTTTAGGTGATAACGTACGTGTGATTGGAGACGGCCGTTTTCCTGGTGAATTTCCAAATGACTTTAAATATTTGTTAACTCTTGGTGTTCGGATAGAAAATCATATTGAACAAGAGGAATACGTTTCTGCTCTCAATGAAATCCAAATTAGGAATGAGTTAATCACTTCTAAAGGCTTAGATGGAACGATCATTGGAAAAAATATACTCGCAAAATCAAGACAGGTAGAGGCGCAGATTTACCAACGAAGTAATTTGCCAAGTGAAGCAAATGATCGTTACAGAGAGTTAGTTGATAATTTACTCGAAACTGCATCCAACAAGGATTTAGACCGTGTCTTCCATAATTATAGCCATTCCGCTTTTGTTGTGCAAGAAACTGATCACCTTTCAGAAACATATAAGAAAATTACTTTGAAATCCTATTTCGAAGACTTAAATTCCTGGAAAAACAGAGAGTTAAAAAAATGTAAACTTATGATTGAATCCTGTGAGATTAACTTCAGGATAACGAATCCAAATTTTGATTTATACTACGGACTTGGATTGTATTATTTAGCTCTCCAAAATGAAAAAGAAGGAAAGGAATATTTAACCCAACTAGCGGAAGCAATCCCATTATTAGAAAACCCGGGACTAGTTGATCCAAAATTAATCGGTCTCGTGAGTGATCCTATTTCGAGACAAACTAGAGTCAGAGTTCTATTAAACCTATATTCTATTTATATGATGTTAGGTGACCAGATCATGGCTGAGAAAAAATGGAAAGAAACAGCTGAGTTAGCATTCGAATTTCGATTAGATGAAGAGAAGTTTTGGTCGAATGTAATGCGAACAAAATGGCAGACCAAAATTTCACAGAACCCCTTTATCTCAGACCCATATTTAAAAGATGCCGTACAGTCTTACCAATCAAACTTATCGGTCAGAATGTTCACACCTAAGGTAAGGTTGGAAAATTTCATTCAGACATTTTCAGAGATTCATTTGAAGAACTCAGAAATAAGCCCGATGGTAAATCTTTGGGAAAATTATAGAAGTTTAGAGATTTTTAGAGATTTGATTTCCGCACAATTTGAGTTTGAAGATTCTAAATTAAATTTAAATTACCAAGATCTTTTGAGATGGTATAAAGGTTATAAAAAAGTATCAAATCAAATCATTGAAAAAACAATCAAACGTGAAGATATCAAACCACTCATAAAACAAGAAAATGAAGAATCGACTAAATTAGCTACGATCATAGGTAAACTAAAATCAGTGTCTCCTGAACGTACTGCTTTTTTTGAACCTAGGCGACTTAATAGTGAATCCTATTTCCCTGATTGGAATGGGTATTACCAATTCGGAAATACAATCCATACTTTCTATTGGAAGGATGGGAAAATTGTTCATACAAAATGTGATGAAAAACAAGAGTTGGGTTTGTGTTTACCTAATTTGAAACTTGAGTCTCCGAAAATACAATTATTGGGTAAACAAAACAAAGGAGAAAATCTTCAGAAACTCATTGAATTGAACAAACAAAAAGAGCGGTATCCATCCGTTATATTTGATCGTAATCATGTTCAATTATTCAGTGAACGGAATGAACGTCGTTTTAAATGGGTAACGGTTTATGGTGAGAAACAGGAACGTAAGAAGGATAGTCATATCCGTGTGGTGCCAAATGGTAATTTGGGCATTTTACTTTCTGATACTGATTATTTGGTAACGAAGGAAAGGTTAGACAAACAAACAAGTTTGTTTGGAGATGAACTTTCACAAGTTTTACCACTCAGAGAATTGTTCCAAGGAAGTGGTTCTGAGATATCCATTGTTGGTTTTAATCTGAGTAACTTTAAAACAGAATCACAGTGGAATCAAATTGGACTCATTTATGAAATCTTAAGAACAAAAAGAATTCAGAATATAGTTTCATTTCAAGAAGATAAAAATACTGATTTTACTCCTTCGAAACTGGAACAGTACGTAAAAAAAGACAATCAGGTTTTTATAGGGAATTGGAAACCAATGTCGGTTGCATCTGAAAGTTTGATAGAAACGGCTAAATCATTTATTGAGCTTGGATACCAAAACGAAAAATCGAAAGAATTGAATGAAGCATATGAAAATTATTATACTGCTTCTACTTTGTTAGATGATGGTAGCCCTTTGTTGCCTTCATTGGAATTGAGATTGGCAAGGATACGTGCAGAAATTTTTCCAAACATTCCTAAACGTTCGATATTTCGTCCTCTTTGGAGAAAATACAAAGATTTACCATTCCAAAACCAAGTTCGTTATGAATTTTTAGTTTCCTGTTTTTCTTCTAAGGAAAAGGAAGATTGTGCTTATAAATCTTCCGATTTTATTGGTGAAGAAAGAGATACTTACTTAGGTGCTCTTGAATTTTATTCACAGTTACGCACGGGAAAATTAAAAGATTTTAATTCAAAAGATGAATTGCGAAAAAAAGTTGAAAAGGAAGAAGATCCGTTTTTGCAAGCATATCGATTAGGTAGTTTATACATCCAAAATTATATGTTTGTGGAAGCTGACGAACAAACTAAAAAATTGGCTAAACTGGTAAAGACATCCAAAGAAAAAAATGTCTTAAAGAATCGGCTTTTGGAAATTTATTTTCACAAAGCATTTGTGTTCGGCGATAAAGAAATATATCTTACGGATCTTACTTCCACATCGGCATATAATTATGGATTCAAAAAAGATTGGAACATGTTTGATGAAAAAATTCTATCTAGAGATTTTACAAAATTTGGATATTCAGATTCCATATATGATTCTTATCGTTTAAGATTATATACAACTTGGAAAGAACAGTTACAAACTGGATATTCAGAAGTTTTATCTTTAACACCTGAATATTTGACGAACGGACAATCTGTCCTTACAAAACTCTCCCATTTAAATCGAACTTTGTTTTTTCATATGATTTTACGATCCATACCGTTCCAAAAAAACCAAGAAGTGAATTCATTGTTTGAGTTACTTTTGCAGATGGAACAAAACGAAGGACGAACTTATCGATCGTTATTTTTTCAATTGGAATTGGCAAAAGCACTGTACTTGCGTGGTGATTGGGAATTAGCAGAACAATTGGTTTCTAAAATTCAAAATACTCATTCTGAATTAGGGGAAGGGAATGTTTTTTGGGTCACAAAGTGGACAGATTTTTTATGGAAGAGGGATTATTTAAGAAACCAATCCAAAAAAGAAGTTCGATCTGGAAATCTGTTTAGCAAAGTTTACGAATCTGCTTTATCTAAGAAACCGGAAGAATACATCTCCTTACTTAATGATTTCAATAGAAGAAATCGCAATGAATTCATAAGCCCTGAGTTAAAATCAGAATACGAATTTTTATTCTACTACTTGTTGCAAAAATGTTTAGAGAAAAATAGCTCGGAAAGTTTTTTTGACCTTGCGATTGCGAGAGAAGTTTTTCGTTATACTTCAGAAAGATTCTCAAACCAATATCTATACCTCAAACATCTACCAAACTTTGAATTGTATGCAGAACGATTAAAAAAGAAGATGGTGGCCAACCAAGAGTTTCATGGTATTTTTGACTTAGGTCGTAAAACGTATCTTTTAAGTTTTGCACAAGGTAAGTCTTTGGGTAGGGAATTGTTCCCCGATAACAAATTACTTTATAGAGAATTGGTGAGATACTTTCGTTCCTCGGAATCAGGTAACCAAGAAGTTATCTTACGAGAATCATTAGCAGACAAATATAGGACCAATTTACGATTCAATCAAAAAAATCGTCATTATCTGTTTGCATCGGGAATCCATTCAGTGGTTCCATTTGCAATTCCTGATACAGAATACTATTCGGTTTCTTCTGTTTCCGATTTTTTAACAAACCCTACACTTAAATTCAAAGACATATCACCAAAAAATCCCAAGGTAACAACGTTAGGATTTCGTAATTCATTGGAAAACGAGATTAGTGCTGGTTTGGTGCAATGGGAAACAAATGGTGCAAAAGAGATTGAATCCCCTTACAAAGTTGATTTTTCAGAATTGGGTTGGTGTTCTTTCAATTATTTATGTTTAGATTCTCGTCCATTGATGGATACAAAATCCAAATCATCACAAACTGCAATTGTGTATGCAAATCAGAAAATTGGACCTTCTTTGCAATTTACCAATGATTTTAGTGGCATTGCCTACTATTTAGGGCAACAAAACAAAGGTTTGTTTGTCTTACATTCTGGTAATCAAAATGGAGTTCATAATTTATATTTTATCCGTCAATATCTGGCCAATGAAGAGCTGGAAAAACCTTTATACATCCGTTTGATTGATGGTAAAAATGCAGCAAAATCATATTCTATGGACGATCGATATTGGATCGGATATCGGCTTTATACGTCTGCTATGATTGAAGACTAA
- a CDS encoding aminopeptidase produces the protein MPKPLPLLPIPLPCRTKKKKLIMTISFFPFFLTSCLPYLYHLGKEQSTIILGREKIETVLNKPNIDSKTKEKLILIREVRKFAIEELALNENGGFEYFTKLERDEIGWNVSASESLALKPYTWWFPIAGTVPYKGFFDKDMAIELENELKNKGYDTRIRAIGGYSTLGWFSDPVLSPQLSWPDHRLVGLVIHEMAHATAYLPGDTTLNESYASFVEEIGTERYYLKKEGEKSSHLEKFKKEKTRRETTIKLLKFYADRLKEIYESDKNAETKLLLKQSTISQFKNKVIEDKLIPEEKSKEFLARDWNNEDFLGALRYHSGEVSFNHLYAKANYELNLFHKEVKKLFDLPEDLRKDFLNQNH, from the coding sequence ATGCCAAAACCCCTTCCACTTTTGCCGATTCCACTTCCGTGTCGAACTAAAAAGAAAAAATTGATCATGACAATCTCGTTCTTTCCTTTTTTTCTCACTAGTTGTTTGCCCTATTTATACCACTTGGGGAAGGAACAATCTACAATCATTTTAGGCAGAGAAAAAATCGAAACGGTATTAAACAAACCAAACATCGATTCTAAAACAAAGGAAAAATTAATCTTAATCCGTGAAGTTAGGAAGTTTGCCATCGAGGAACTTGCGCTAAATGAAAACGGTGGATTTGAATACTTCACCAAACTAGAACGTGACGAAATCGGATGGAATGTCAGTGCTTCGGAATCATTGGCTCTCAAACCCTATACCTGGTGGTTTCCCATTGCAGGAACAGTTCCATACAAAGGGTTCTTTGATAAAGATATGGCAATTGAGTTAGAAAACGAACTCAAAAATAAAGGGTATGATACAAGGATACGTGCCATTGGTGGATACTCCACACTTGGTTGGTTTTCAGATCCTGTATTGTCTCCACAACTAAGTTGGCCTGACCATCGTTTGGTGGGACTTGTCATCCACGAAATGGCACATGCAACCGCTTATTTGCCAGGTGACACAACATTAAATGAATCCTATGCAAGTTTTGTAGAAGAAATAGGAACTGAACGTTATTATCTAAAAAAAGAAGGAGAAAAAAGTTCTCATTTAGAAAAATTCAAAAAAGAAAAAACAAGAAGGGAAACAACCATAAAATTACTTAAATTTTATGCAGATCGCCTTAAAGAGATATACGAAAGTGACAAAAATGCAGAAACAAAACTACTCTTAAAACAAAGCACCATCTCTCAATTCAAAAACAAAGTGATTGAAGATAAATTAATCCCAGAAGAAAAATCAAAAGAATTTTTAGCGCGCGATTGGAACAATGAAGACTTTTTGGGAGCCCTTCGTTACCATTCTGGTGAAGTAAGTTTTAATCATCTATATGCAAAGGCAAATTATGAGTTAAATTTATTCCATAAAGAAGTAAAAAAACTTTTTGATCTTCCTGAAGACTTACGGAAGGATTTTCTAAATCAAAACCATTAG
- a CDS encoding S1C family serine protease, which translates to MERKNSIPPVVYINFALVFVLLFAIFFPEIRSAVTKLFSSPKPISASKQSQAIQIQSSFRNVYREAQQFVVSIRTKKTEMIFHPYAFGESREDRISSIGSGFIIDERGFVVTNFHVIKNAEIIEIIMSDGRIFPARYVGSHERADIALLKIPSEDKFIPAFLGNSDEIEVGDWAIAVGSPYGLEKTFTVGVVSAKSREDLDETGQTHIQTDTAINPGSSGGPLLNIYGEVVGINRMIRSSSGASAGIGFAIPINYAKRVLRQIEQNVGQNIRPATLGVMATTPLPDHRKSLGIPNDAVGVLVYDIEPNSAAEKGGLRRYDFIEGANGLSVRHINDLREQVGLVGLGGVLRLKILRDTQEMELSIPLVEAAYQKGK; encoded by the coding sequence ATGGAAAGAAAAAATTCGATTCCACCAGTCGTCTACATTAACTTTGCCTTAGTCTTTGTACTTTTGTTCGCTATATTTTTCCCTGAGATTCGTTCTGCTGTCACAAAACTCTTTTCTTCTCCGAAACCGATCTCTGCTAGCAAACAGAGCCAAGCCATCCAAATCCAATCGAGTTTTCGAAATGTATACCGAGAAGCCCAACAATTTGTTGTCTCGATTCGAACCAAAAAAACAGAAATGATTTTCCATCCGTATGCGTTTGGAGAGAGTCGGGAAGATCGAATTTCATCTATTGGCAGTGGGTTCATCATTGATGAACGTGGGTTTGTTGTTACCAATTTCCACGTCATCAAAAATGCCGAGATCATCGAAATCATCATGTCCGATGGAAGGATATTCCCGGCACGTTATGTGGGGAGCCATGAACGGGCAGACATAGCCCTTCTCAAAATCCCAAGCGAAGATAAATTCATCCCCGCCTTCCTTGGAAATTCAGATGAAATTGAAGTGGGAGATTGGGCCATTGCCGTTGGTTCCCCTTATGGATTAGAAAAAACCTTCACTGTTGGTGTTGTGTCTGCAAAATCTAGGGAAGACTTAGATGAGACAGGCCAAACCCATATCCAAACAGATACAGCCATCAACCCTGGTTCTAGCGGAGGACCACTGCTTAATATTTATGGTGAGGTCGTTGGGATCAATCGTATGATTCGTTCCTCCAGTGGGGCCAGTGCTGGGATTGGATTTGCCATTCCTATCAATTATGCAAAAAGAGTGCTCCGTCAGATTGAGCAAAATGTAGGCCAAAACATTCGGCCGGCAACCCTCGGTGTCATGGCAACAACCCCTCTCCCAGACCACAGAAAATCCTTAGGAATTCCAAACGATGCTGTGGGTGTACTTGTGTATGACATAGAACCCAATTCAGCAGCTGAGAAAGGTGGTTTACGACGGTATGACTTCATTGAGGGCGCAAATGGACTCTCTGTACGCCATATCAACGATTTACGAGAACAAGTAGGACTTGTTGGACTTGGAGGCGTCTTACGGTTGAAGATATTACGGGATACCCAAGAGATGGAATTATCGATCCCTTTGGTGGAAGCTGCCTACCAAAAGGGCAAATAA